Proteins encoded in a region of the Teredinibacter purpureus genome:
- a CDS encoding gamma carbonic anhydrase family protein → MSENKALPTNIRPFNGHTPQLGRRVFIDPAAVVIGDVWLGDDVSVWPCAVIRGDMHRIRVGSRTSVQDNVTLHITHAGPFTAEGWPLTIGDDVTIGHGVCLHGCTLGNRVLVGIGATVLDGAVVEDDVVIGAGSLVPPGKTLESGYVYMGSPAKQIRPLKESERNFFTYSSKNYGALKDQYLAESLPGAQSR, encoded by the coding sequence ATGAGTGAAAACAAGGCCTTGCCAACGAATATACGACCGTTTAACGGCCACACCCCTCAACTGGGCAGACGTGTTTTTATAGACCCGGCTGCCGTTGTTATAGGCGATGTATGGCTCGGTGACGATGTATCTGTCTGGCCTTGCGCCGTTATACGCGGGGATATGCACCGTATACGCGTAGGCAGCCGTACCAGCGTACAAGATAACGTAACCCTGCATATCACTCATGCGGGCCCATTTACGGCTGAAGGCTGGCCTCTTACCATTGGCGATGATGTAACCATTGGTCACGGTGTTTGCCTGCACGGCTGCACCCTTGGCAATCGCGTTTTGGTGGGCATTGGCGCAACAGTACTCGACGGCGCCGTAGTTGAGGATGATGTTGTTATTGGTGCGGGGTCGCTCGTACCTCCCGGTAAAACGCTCGAGTCCGGTTACGTGTATATGGGGAGCCCGGCTAAGCAAATACGGCCGCTCAAGGAATCGGAGCGTAATTTTTTTACCTATTCATCAAAGAATTATGGCGCCCTGAAAGATCAATATTTAGCCGAGAGCTTGCCTGGCGCACAATCGCGCTAG
- the prlC gene encoding oligopeptidase A: MNNPLLAEQPLPPFDAIQTDHIVPAVKQLLIEARSALETQLSALEEITWATLVAPIEERGDRLNKAWSPVGHLNSVKNSEELRVAYEESRQLLTEYFTELGQNEALFSAYTELRQSDSFDTLSQAQKKTIENALRDFRLSGIALPKAEQQRYGDIQSRLSTLTSQFSNNVLDATHGWHKHIVDENELTGLPEFAVAGAKEAALKKSLDGWVLTLDTTVYFTVITQSKNAALRKEMYTAYSSRASDQGPCAGEWDNSETMDEILQLRQELATLLGFNNYAEYSIETKMAGTTEQVTQFLRDLAIKSKPYAEQDLKELKAFANAEYGVTELNAWDLPYYSEKLKLARYSISQEELRPYFPAETVIAGLFNVANQLFDITFEEKTASVETWHDTVKYYQISQNGTPIAGFYFDLFAREHKRGGAWMDECRVRRQTDSGLQLPVAYLVCNFNAPLDGKPSLLTHNEVTTIFHEFGHGIHHMLTKIDVAAVSGINGVAWDAVELPSQFMENFCWEKEVLSFLSEHFETGESLPDAMLNNMLAAKNFQAGMFMQRQLEFSLFDFLLHIHCGDANFTGVQSLLDKVREEISVFSPPPNNRFQHSFSHIFAGGYAAGYYSYKWAEVLSADAYSAFEEAGIFDKATGQRYLEEILQMGGSLDAMDLFKNFRGREPQVDALLKHSGLVA; this comes from the coding sequence ATGAATAACCCTCTGTTAGCTGAACAACCCTTACCGCCTTTTGATGCCATTCAAACAGACCATATTGTGCCGGCTGTAAAACAGCTTCTCATCGAAGCGCGTTCGGCGCTAGAAACCCAGTTGAGTGCGTTGGAGGAGATTACGTGGGCAACGCTGGTCGCGCCTATAGAAGAGCGCGGGGATAGGTTAAATAAAGCTTGGTCACCCGTAGGGCATCTTAATTCAGTTAAGAACAGTGAAGAGTTGCGGGTAGCCTATGAAGAAAGCCGCCAGCTACTAACGGAATATTTCACAGAGCTGGGCCAGAACGAAGCTTTATTTAGTGCGTATACAGAATTAAGGCAGAGCGACAGTTTTGATACGCTAAGCCAAGCGCAGAAAAAAACCATTGAGAATGCACTGCGTGATTTTAGGCTCTCAGGTATCGCGTTGCCAAAAGCGGAACAGCAGCGTTATGGCGATATCCAGTCGCGCTTGTCGACGTTAACCAGTCAATTTTCGAACAATGTTCTCGATGCAACACACGGTTGGCATAAGCATATTGTCGATGAAAACGAACTAACGGGGCTGCCAGAGTTCGCCGTTGCGGGGGCAAAAGAGGCCGCCTTAAAAAAATCACTCGATGGATGGGTGCTGACACTCGATACTACGGTGTATTTTACGGTGATTACCCAGAGTAAAAATGCGGCGCTACGCAAAGAAATGTATACCGCTTATAGCTCACGCGCGTCGGATCAGGGCCCTTGCGCCGGAGAGTGGGACAACAGCGAAACAATGGACGAAATATTGCAACTTCGTCAAGAGCTGGCAACATTGTTGGGTTTCAACAATTATGCGGAATATTCCATTGAAACAAAAATGGCCGGCACTACCGAACAGGTTACACAATTTCTACGAGATTTAGCGATAAAATCAAAACCGTACGCCGAGCAAGATTTAAAAGAGTTAAAAGCCTTTGCTAACGCTGAATACGGAGTTACGGAACTAAACGCATGGGATCTCCCATACTATTCAGAAAAACTTAAACTTGCGCGATACAGTATTTCACAAGAAGAATTGCGGCCCTATTTTCCTGCAGAAACGGTAATTGCGGGTTTGTTTAACGTGGCTAATCAATTGTTTGATATTACGTTTGAGGAAAAAACGGCTTCAGTAGAAACGTGGCACGATACGGTTAAGTATTATCAGATTAGTCAAAACGGCACGCCCATAGCAGGGTTCTATTTCGACCTATTTGCTCGAGAGCATAAGCGAGGTGGAGCCTGGATGGATGAATGCAGGGTTCGTCGCCAAACCGATAGCGGTTTGCAGTTACCCGTTGCGTACCTTGTCTGTAATTTTAACGCGCCGCTCGACGGCAAGCCCTCTTTGCTTACGCATAATGAAGTGACCACTATTTTTCATGAGTTTGGGCATGGCATACATCATATGCTCACCAAAATAGATGTTGCCGCAGTGAGTGGTATTAATGGTGTCGCATGGGACGCAGTCGAGTTGCCTAGCCAGTTTATGGAAAATTTTTGTTGGGAAAAAGAGGTGCTAAGCTTCCTCTCTGAGCATTTTGAAACAGGCGAGAGCCTGCCCGATGCAATGCTTAACAATATGCTAGCGGCCAAGAACTTTCAGGCGGGCATGTTTATGCAGCGTCAGTTGGAGTTTTCATTATTCGATTTTTTACTTCATATTCACTGCGGCGATGCTAACTTTACCGGCGTTCAATCGTTGCTGGATAAGGTTCGAGAAGAAATTTCTGTTTTCTCCCCGCCACCTAATAATCGCTTTCAACACAGCTTTTCACACATTTTTGCTGGTGGTTATGCCGCAGGGTATTACAGCTATAAATGGGCCGAAGTACTGTCTGCCGATGCCTATTCGGCATTTGAAGAGGCTGGAATATTTGATAAAGCAACGGGCCAGCGTTACTTAGAGGAAATTTTACAAATGGGTGGTTCGCTCGACGCGATGGACCTATTCAAAAATTTTCGTGGTCGCGAGCCACAAGTGGATGCCTTACTGAAACATTCTGGTTTGGTAGCATAG
- a CDS encoding YheV family putative zinc ribbon protein, translating into MKKRFIAGAVCPKCSAMDKIINYQDEDNNYRECVACGFKDKILIRPVVRELVTRVNITEEEKKLHVQVIEFPPKA; encoded by the coding sequence ATGAAAAAACGATTTATAGCCGGCGCTGTATGCCCAAAATGTTCAGCAATGGACAAAATAATCAATTATCAGGATGAAGATAATAATTACCGAGAGTGCGTAGCTTGCGGGTTTAAAGACAAAATTCTTATTCGACCAGTTGTTAGAGAGCTTGTTACGCGGGTAAATATTACCGAAGAAGAAAAAAAGTTGCACGTTCAGGTGATTGAATTTCCACCTAAAGCGTAA
- a CDS encoding lactonase family protein: MKIITALCTLIILAGCQDKMAAQTHEKNREHDMTHTIYTGGYTGPGADQSKGIYRIDFNPTTRVLSNARLAITASNPSWLEIEGENIYAVNELEEGTVQLFQNGTLLQTVATEGGSPCHVKINRNGHYFAVANYMGGNIAVYERDPKSGLLKANPQTRQHIGSGPNKDRQEAAHAHWVGWGNNEQFFYVVDLGIDRIMAYPFDSATGALGKSITAYQAPLGAGPRHILFHPKSSAVYILNELDNTVVVAEQTAEGLIQAKQTLSTLPNDFTAHSQAAHIALNAAGTHLYVSNRGHDSIAVFEIGQDSGLSLKQLVPTEGHWPRHFALLEESQSLLVANEQSNSVVAFEIAKDGSLISTGERISVSAPTFIGFD, from the coding sequence ATGAAAATAATAACCGCACTTTGTACGCTAATAATATTAGCCGGTTGCCAAGATAAAATGGCAGCACAGACTCACGAAAAAAATCGAGAACACGATATGACGCACACTATTTATACCGGGGGATATACCGGGCCAGGGGCAGATCAAAGTAAGGGTATTTACCGCATTGATTTTAACCCCACAACGCGCGTGCTCAGTAATGCTCGATTAGCAATAACGGCCAGTAACCCTTCTTGGCTAGAAATTGAAGGCGAAAATATTTACGCGGTGAACGAGCTGGAAGAAGGCACTGTTCAGCTGTTCCAGAACGGAACACTATTACAAACCGTTGCGACAGAAGGTGGTTCACCTTGCCACGTAAAAATAAACCGAAACGGGCACTACTTTGCCGTGGCGAATTATATGGGCGGGAATATCGCCGTGTATGAGCGTGACCCCAAAAGCGGTCTATTAAAGGCAAACCCTCAAACACGACAACACATAGGGTCGGGCCCCAATAAAGATCGTCAAGAAGCCGCACATGCGCACTGGGTTGGGTGGGGTAACAACGAACAGTTTTTTTATGTCGTTGATTTAGGTATCGATCGTATTATGGCTTACCCGTTCGATTCCGCTACAGGTGCTTTAGGCAAGAGCATTACGGCTTATCAAGCGCCGTTGGGTGCTGGGCCCAGGCATATACTCTTTCACCCGAAAAGTTCGGCGGTGTACATCTTGAACGAATTGGATAACACCGTAGTTGTAGCAGAGCAAACGGCCGAAGGCCTTATTCAGGCCAAACAAACGCTTTCAACTCTTCCTAATGATTTTACTGCGCATTCACAAGCGGCACATATCGCGCTAAATGCAGCGGGCACTCATCTTTATGTGTCAAATCGTGGGCACGATAGCATTGCAGTTTTCGAGATTGGTCAGGACAGCGGTCTATCGTTAAAGCAGCTTGTGCCAACTGAAGGCCATTGGCCTCGCCACTTTGCGTTATTAGAAGAAAGCCAGTCACTGCTTGTCGCGAACGAACAGAGTAATTCCGTTGTCGCGTTTGAAATTGCAAAAGATGGCTCGTTAATCTCTACGGGAGAAAGAATATCGGTATCGGCGCCTACGTTTATTGGTTTTGACTAA